TTTCCACTCTGCCTCTACACTGCCTGAACAATGGGGAATCCTTAGAAGACTTCTGAATGCTTTATGAGAGCAGATCCTGAGCACAAACTGAGGAAGTACAGTCAACTGAAATCTTGAGGCTGGAACTTGCCTGCAAAATTAAGGTAGACAACTCATCCCTATGGAAAATACAAACCATGGAGGGATTCCTCTCCAGGAGGGGTATCCACCTTCAACAACATCTGCTCCTCGCTACCTACTGGAAGGTCCACCAAGGCCTCCAGTCATGAAGCCACCTCATCTAGTTCTGCAGTAGGAGACATCCATGTCTCTTTTGGGGCAGTGGGGAGACCTTTGGAAATGCTAAGTATCTCCCTCTGAGGAAGGGAGGCCACCCAGAGTTCCTCTGTAAACAGAAAGGCCTGAAGCAGTAAAATCATGAATTCTGGATAAACCCAGCAAAGAAGTCAGCCTCTGACAAAAACTCCCTCTGAAGGGTCTCTCTTTCTGACCCTGCAGAAGGGAACAAACCCGAGGGCTCATCTATCTGCACATGCAGTTCAGCCACATACTGCATGGTGGGAGTTCCCGCTACAACTGCCACTGCCTACCGACACTCTCTCTCCAGTAAAAGCCAATCTGGGCCTCACCACGCTGCCCTTCCAGCTGGGCGTCAGGGGAAACCGAAGCCTGATCCTCTGCACTGCCTTACAGGCCTGGCACTACCCTTCACACAATAGGGCTGCCCAACACGCCCCACACACCAAGAAGCACTTCCTGTGCTTATTCTGAGCCACCATGACAGTGCTCAGTGAGGCATCAAATCACTGTGTTCCTCAAGGTACAGCAACAGAAATTCTTTAGCTATGCTCTGTTTCACAGAAAAACAGCTTGCTCTACACTGGGAAATAAAGTGTAACACTGACAAGGTCTGATTTCTGAAGTGGAGAGCTTAATTCTGGGCACTTAAGGCTCTAATCTGAAACACCAGCTAGTCCTTGCAATTGAATTGAATATTGTCCACTGGTCCCACAGAACAAATCttagggtgattttttttttttttaaggttatcaatagaaatcaaacaaaataaaacatggaaaagaaaataagatgatacctttttattggacataacttaatacatttcttgattagctttcgaaggttgcccttcttcgtcagatcggaaataaagcaaatgtgctagctgacagtgtatataagtgaaaaacattcaagcttgctatgatagtctgacagggtgggaggatgggggggggtaggaagtatgcatggggacatcaaagtatatcattggtattctaacagggtgggtgtggacaggtgaggggagggtgatcaacagagacatacagctttatggtttataatgggctaggaaccccaggtccttgttaagtcctttctgttgggtgttaaaatattcaatcattctgactgcaaaggtcttacgttcttgtatgggttttaaagttacctttgaggattctcactgtgaagtcactggtgcagtgtcctggtcttgtaaaatgttgcccaacaggcgtgggaaccctgctggcaccagcattgtttatatgatgtctatgtaaattgaatcttggtcttaagcatctggcctgttttctccaatatagcatccttcattacatttttacactgaatgatatataccacattggaagatgagcaagtgaaagatccctttatgttgaatgtctttcctttgtggatgactttggggtcctgtgaaatattttggcatagtttgcaactggataaattacagggaagtgtgcccttctgttccttttcagtctgtgaaggaaggtttacttctgattagcttgtgtttaaattgggtggctgtcggaaggccagtactggtggggatgggaatatctctttcagtaattcatcctcctggagtataggttgtagatctcttatgattttcctcagtttttccagctctggattgtatgtcactacaagcgggattctgtctgtggattttttctttttgtactgtagcagattctccctgggtgttttgagggaggaggcaatattcttggagattatttggggttgtagcccttctgtttgaaggattcagtcaggttttaaggtgtctgtctctgtcccctgggtcagagcagatacggtactggccttccgacagccacccaatttaatgcacaagctaatcagaagtaaacttccttcacagactgaaaaggaacagaagggcacacttccctgtaatttatccagttgcaaactatgccaaaatatttcacaggaccccaaagtcatccacaaaggaaagacattcaacataaagggatctttcacttgctcatcttccaatgtggtatatatcattcagtgtaaaaatgtaatgaaggatgctatattggagaaacaggccagatgcttaagacaagattcaatttacatagacatcatataaacatgctggtgccagcagggttcccacgcctgtttgggcaacattttacaagaccaggacactgcaccagtgacttcacagtgagaatcctcaaaggtaactttaaaaccatacaagaacgtaagacctttgaagtcagaatgattgaatattttaacacccaacagaaaggacttaacaaggacctggggttcctagcccgattataaaccataaagctgtatgtctctgttgatcaccctcccctcacctgtccacacccaccctgttagaataccaatgatatactttgatgtccccatgcatacttcctacccacccccatcctcccaccctgtcagactgtcatagcaatgcttgaatgtttttcacttatatacactgtcagctagcacattgcttatttccgatctgacgaagaagggcaaccttcgaaagctaatcaagaaatgtattaagttatgtccaataaaaaaggtatcatcttattttcttttccatgttttattttgtttgatttctattgataaccttaagagtggactaacacggctaccacactcctttttttttaagaataaaaaatTGTATCACACCGTTCCAGGATGCATAGGTTCaaatctaccacctgctggagactaagAAATATGAAGTGTCAGGGGGCTGCACGAGGGCCTTAAGCTATAACATCAGTCTCCACCCCACTGGCAGGAGGGCATAACCCAATTGTCTGGTTTGGTGGGACCATAAGGAAAATGAAATGTGATTAGTATATGAATTGGGTGTTTAATGATTATTTTGTAAAAgattatattattttgtttttaaaaatatgaaaCTTTGCAGAGTCTTTGTGGCTTGGAAAAAAAACCTCTCAGCTGGCTATGAGGTCACAGATAGGTTTGAGAAGCCCTATAGTATGTTTTGCAGGCTGCATACCTGTACAGATCTTATCCACACCAAGTATCATGGCTCCTCTGTCCAGCGCCTGCCTCCTGAAGACTCCACAGAATGTGCAGTTGTTTTCAATCCCACTTTGCTTTACAATGTCATCCATAGTCCAGCCATAGAGCTCCTCATAAgagacaattttcaaaggcagGTCATACTGCTGCTGGTTCCTTTTCACCGTCTCCAGGGAATCATCACGGTAACCTGTGATACCCTCATCCACTGAAAGCAGGATTAGGGTCAGTCCATAATCATGACGTTCATTTAGTACCTTCAGGACATGAGCCAGAACAGTGGAGTCCTTGCCTCCTGAGGCTCCGATCCCGACAGTCTCTCCTTGCTGAAACAGCTGGGCAGACATAATTGTCTGGTGAACCTCTTCCTCAAAGGCCATGAAGAAGCACTCCTTGCAGAGAGAGTGCCCAGTCTTTGGCCTCTTCAGCACTGCATTTTTCTCCTGGCAACCGCTGCAACACACTGGCATGgtatctgaaagagaaaaaaaaaaactctgataTTTAGCAAACATAAGTTTACAGTCTACACAGGAGCAACTATTGTCAGCTAGAACAAGAGTGCCACACATGAGAGGCTAATGGaatgaaggaagaggagaaaaggaAGAACAAGATAAAAAGCACAATACATAGAAACAACCTTCACCAAACACCAAACAAAATTAGAAGGAAATATTTGTGAAAGCCTTGTCCCTTTTCATTTCGTACCTAAAGTAAcattatatagaggggcattttcaatatgacgtttaaattcgactttggatgttttcttCAAAATGTCTctaattctggggtccttttacaaaaggcgccaaaaagtggcctgtggtaatgtgggCATATGCGCTGGATGCGTGctagaccatttctccaccgtgtctgggaaaaaaagaggactttttttttgaggggggccgggaaacggacatgcggcaaaatgaaaaccagcacatgtctatttatggcctaagCCCTTAACACCGCCCATCGACATAACGGTAAGGGCTTATACGTTACCTGTGCAGTAACTGtccagcgcatgccaactgcTAATTACAGCCAGAAatgcccccgcagtagaaaatagaaaattatttgtactgtgtgtttttggtgcatgccgGGACACGcattagccgggcggtaatgccaatttggcgcatgctggacgcATGTAGGcccttatgcgcctttgtaaaagggctccacaaGTAGcaatatagcaatttttgaaacagaaacaattatctttttgtttcaaaatggccatttgctagatatttttgtgctaAGTGCATctattttttggaccatttttgaaaaaaaaaaaaaaaaaatcattcaagtgtaaaacgcacaaaatcaagccattgggatgtagaaggaaccAGCCTACTTTGTAGGCTAGCCCACAGAtgatctcagcagagcagtgggacactgcagtggacttcacataaaagggtcCCAGGTACAagtctcaccattaccccccttatcttgtatggtgagccctccaaacccaccaaaaaaacccagtgtacccaactgtacaccactacaatagcccttatggctgcaggtgtcacctatatgtgggtgcaatgggtttttggtgggttttagagggggctcacactttccaccacaagtgtaacagggagactgggatatgggcctgggtccccctgtctacagtacactgcaccaaccactaggcctctccagGAATTTGCTTACTGCTCTAACAGGACTGACTATTGACAGCTCGACATGCTGTTGAGGGCTTAACCTAAAAGTTAGCCTAACTAAGTACTCAAGGCCTACTCAGAGAGTTAGCTAAAGTCCTCTGAGACATATTGCAAGTAGCTGGTGATGTCAGCTTGGTTTCTAGTCTTGTATTTGGTTATCGAGACAAGTGGAATTATTGTATGTTATTCTCGTAAAAAAGTCTTTGAATTGAGATACACTGTAACGGGAgcatgtttgttttcttttttaaagccaAGTATTAAATATTCTCTCATTTTGTTACCTTGCCaagtgaaaaggaaaaataaaacatgaGATAACTAAATGTTAAAAAACACACTCCTTTGCATCGGGTGTGGCTTGTAAAAGggtattttatatagaaataggTTTCTGATGGCTCTGGAGAAGGGGCTGAGATGGATATGCTGAAAGAAAATGCAAGTCCTGGTAGGCGAGATTTGTTTCTATGTTGTAATTctagcttgcaaaaaaaaaaaaaaagtaataccaCAGTTAACATCTCTTTTGTTGGAGGCAGAGTCAAGATGCCTGCAGCAGCATGGTGTTAGCTCTACCCACTCAATTTTcctaatggtgaaaaaaaaaaagtgttaactGAGGGTTTTATCCCTGGAACCTCAGCAGCAACCTTCCACATCGATTACTGGACCTATGGATACCGTCATACAGTGAAAGAAAACTTCACCTCCAGCTCTAAGGGAGTCACTGGCTCTCTCGATGCTGCTACcaggtggcagtggcgtagctagggagtggggggggggcacggtcGCTTCCCAAACAGGTTtgtagaaaaaaaattttttaccctCTCCCAAGCAAGGCTCCAATTTTTTCCTGCCTCTTTTGCCTGCTCTCCCCGTCTGCGTGGTCCGGTCacttttactgacctgaagcaccgctctccctccagcaccggcgattccaaCTATCAACCTTCTGCCAGCATGCGTCGTCGGGGCTTCCGCTTCTCCTCAGGCACGCGTGTGCGCCTGAGAAGCCCCGATGAcgcatgctggcagaaggctgacaaCAGGAATTGCCGATGCTGGAGAGAGAACGGTGGTTCAGGTCAGTAAAGGTGACCAGACCACGCGGacagggagagcgggcagaagagagggagaaatgcaaaactcgggaggggatggagaagggagaaagcgctgcccaagaccagagtggaagtgaacctatctagtccaccgTAAGCAaggtaaggaagccaatttgtaatgtttccactttccacccccctcctcccccgtgCAGCTGTCATttcagttcactcaaaacaaagcaagcaaacttatgaggtgctgcatccatcttgtcattctttattgttgcccatcttaaaaggtggaggagaaaagaagtaacaattgaatatcactaaaacagcttcaaaaattattgtagctggtagaaagtGCAATTATAAACTatatagtttgtgctcatttttttttcactgttcttatatatagatgtccagatttcagtgaggctatcctgttCCTGATGGGTGCATCTTAACtgtagttgtaatctgccttcggaagcctggtgttatagatgatagaatatactgaaattaaatagaagtagaattaaaccctcctttcattggggcacatggaatcacatcttcatgttttgtagacgtttaccttttagatacacaaaaggattattctgttttgaatgtgtttcagcggcaagtagttttataagtcaaaaataaatattttgtttcatgcagatctcttttgtttaaacataatggGCTATTAGCCCCTAATTtagtccactggttttcttatattttgttcttgtgatgacttatactgtgccaaaactgaaaactctcatCTCTATCTAGctgataataaaaggaacactatctgccctaaaaagttgttttgtggctctacatgagaaattgtgatattgaataaataagtgtatgtttgtgcccctagtcatgcatcctacatttatataattctttcaagaaatccagttaactgtttaacattagtggaacatagctacagaggcatggtatggttgcatttttaagatggtaatactagggcccagctaagaaacagattattttgagttagtcttcactggaccaaacttgctttccttgtgccatcactatccagcaggataggcagtgtcttaaaaggtggaggataaaggatttttttttaaacagtaaagagtgacaacgtggatgTAGCAGCTCCTtcctctcctcacccctcccaatctctttttcCTTTTGTGTATCCTACCTTTGTTTACCTTTACATACTCAACTTACTCATTCTCAAAACCTCACTTTCACTACTTATAATATTCTCTTCTAAGACCTTGCTATTCTAATTGGAATTGTattaactatgtaagccgcattgagtctgcaatgtgtgggaaagcgcagggtacaaatgtaataaatacatctgcttgctttgtttgagagtacagcaatgacagctgcgtggagaaggggaaagtgagattggcctaattggtttcaacattttgatgtcacttggcctcctattaaacctccttggagctgccagaggatggaccgtgggagcaggccagggagatatgtggccccaaggaggatggggagcgctgaaagagacagggaagaaggttaacacggggagagagaagggtaaatgctggacagggagggag
The genomic region above belongs to Microcaecilia unicolor chromosome 7, aMicUni1.1, whole genome shotgun sequence and contains:
- the CTU1 gene encoding LOW QUALITY PROTEIN: cytoplasmic tRNA 2-thiolation protein 1 (The sequence of the model RefSeq protein was modified relative to this genomic sequence to represent the inferred CDS: inserted 1 base in 1 codon; deleted 3 bases in 3 codons); translated protein: MPVCCSGCQEKNAVLKRPKTGHSLCKECFFMAFEEEVHQTIMSAQLFQQGETVGIGASGGKDSTVLAHVLKVLNERHDYGLTLILLSVDEGITGYRDDSLETVKRNQQQYDLPLKIVSYEELYGWTMDDIVKQSGIENNCTFCGVFRRQALDRGAMILGVDKICTGHNADDIAETXLMNVLRGDIARLRRCTAVATGSEGAIPRCKPLKYAYEKEIVLYAYFKKLDYFSTECVYSPNAYRGHARAFLKDLEALRPSAILDISISGEHLSVKEDVRMPSQGSCSRCGYISSQALCKACVLLEGLNRGLPKLGIGNTRSCTINCWPGATH